The following coding sequences are from one Saprospiraceae bacterium window:
- a CDS encoding MATE family efflux transporter has protein sequence MKTFYHNAKKLIVLSLPIMLGSAGQNIIALTDSIFLYKYDEKDFAAVGVISVFYLVIASIAFGFSKGGQILMARKFGEKSNDFVKKYFYAIVFFELVIGILLFLILKFGARFILGFFIDSDLILEKSLEFLQFRVYGLVFAYVGLALVALYMAISRPAIIFIDTLILGIANLILCYGLVFGKLGLPEMGIAGAGLASALSEIIAFIFFAGYMALDKELLVFKLRKIPVIHMEWVRTIYKISIPILLQSVVGIGAWFLFFAMVEKLGEHELAISNLIRVVYLILSIPCWGYATAINTIVSKTIGRGRQRRVIQEVYHSSIVAFVTTFLISAPVLLFPEVLLHPFLGGEDLKIFQDSIFYFKLLLPIMLIYSVSTIFFNGVSGTGETRKGFYIQTLSTICYLIFVWFSIRNFATMGLPWAWGAEIIFWAVQLVLSWMVLRSGKWNFLKL, from the coding sequence AGGATTTTGCAGCTGTAGGTGTTATTAGCGTATTCTATCTTGTTATTGCTTCGATAGCTTTTGGGTTTTCCAAGGGAGGCCAAATCTTAATGGCCAGAAAATTTGGCGAAAAATCTAATGATTTCGTCAAAAAGTACTTCTATGCAATAGTTTTCTTTGAACTGGTAATTGGGATTTTGCTGTTTCTTATACTCAAGTTTGGTGCAAGATTCATCCTAGGATTTTTCATTGACTCTGATCTTATCCTTGAAAAGTCACTTGAGTTTTTGCAATTTAGGGTATATGGATTGGTATTCGCTTATGTGGGATTGGCTCTGGTAGCACTTTACATGGCAATATCAAGACCTGCTATCATCTTTATTGACACTCTTATTTTAGGTATAGCAAATCTGATCCTTTGCTACGGTCTTGTCTTTGGAAAGTTAGGTCTTCCGGAAATGGGAATAGCGGGAGCAGGGCTGGCAAGTGCACTGTCCGAGATAATCGCTTTTATTTTTTTTGCTGGGTACATGGCTTTAGATAAAGAACTCCTGGTTTTTAAGCTTCGGAAAATACCTGTGATACATATGGAATGGGTGAGGACGATTTATAAAATCTCTATACCAATTTTATTGCAATCAGTCGTAGGGATAGGAGCTTGGTTTTTGTTTTTTGCGATGGTGGAGAAATTGGGAGAACACGAGCTTGCGATTTCTAATTTGATTCGGGTGGTTTATCTCATATTGTCTATTCCATGTTGGGGTTATGCTACTGCAATCAACACCATAGTAAGTAAAACAATAGGTAGAGGAAGGCAACGCAGGGTGATTCAGGAAGTATATCATTCATCGATAGTAGCATTTGTCACTACATTTTTGATCTCAGCACCTGTATTATTATTTCCTGAAGTTTTACTACATCCCTTTTTGGGCGGAGAAGATCTGAAGATCTTTCAGGATAGTATTTTTTACTTCAAATTGTTATTGCCAATTATGTTGATTTATTCCGTTTCAACCATTTTTTTTAATGGCGTAAGTGGTACTGGAGAGACTCGCAAAGGTTTTTATATCCAGACTTTATCAACAATTTGTTATCTGATTTTTGTGTGGTTTTCGATTCGCAATTTCGCGACCATGGGCTTACCATGGGCCTGGGGTGCTGAGATCATTTTCTGGGCTGTTCAGCTCGTTTTATCCTGGATGGTATTACGTAGTGGTAAGTGGAATTTTTTAAAACTTTGA